From a region of the Mycobacteroides saopaulense genome:
- the rpsB gene encoding 30S ribosomal protein S2, translating to MAVVTMKQLLDSGAHFGHQTRRWNPKMKRFIFTDRNGIYIIDLQQTLTYIDKAYEFVKETVAHGGSVMFVGTKKQAQEPIAEEATRVGMPYVNQRWLGGMLTNFSTVHKRLQRLKELESMEQTGGFEGRTKKEILMLTREKNKLERSLGGIRDMQKVPSAIFVVDTNKEHLAVAEARKLNIPIIAILDTNCDPDVVDYPIPGNDDAIRSAALLTKVVASAIAEGLQARSGLAGGDEKPEAGEPLAEWEQELLASAVATTDEGAAPSAAATETTTEEG from the coding sequence ATGGCTGTTGTGACCATGAAGCAGCTGCTTGACAGCGGCGCGCACTTCGGGCACCAGACCCGACGTTGGAACCCCAAGATGAAGCGGTTCATTTTCACCGACCGCAACGGCATCTACATCATCGACTTGCAGCAGACGCTGACCTACATCGACAAGGCGTACGAGTTCGTCAAGGAGACCGTCGCCCACGGTGGTTCGGTCATGTTCGTCGGCACCAAGAAGCAGGCCCAGGAGCCCATCGCCGAAGAGGCGACCCGCGTCGGCATGCCCTACGTGAACCAGCGCTGGTTGGGCGGCATGCTCACCAACTTCTCCACTGTGCACAAGCGTCTGCAGCGTCTCAAGGAGCTGGAGTCGATGGAGCAGACCGGTGGCTTCGAGGGACGCACCAAGAAGGAAATCCTCATGCTCACGCGTGAGAAGAACAAGCTCGAGCGCAGCCTCGGCGGTATTCGCGACATGCAGAAGGTGCCTTCGGCGATCTTCGTGGTCGACACCAACAAGGAGCACCTGGCTGTCGCCGAGGCCCGCAAGCTGAACATCCCGATCATCGCGATCCTGGACACCAACTGCGATCCCGACGTCGTGGACTACCCGATCCCGGGCAACGACGACGCGATCCGCAGCGCCGCGCTGCTCACCAAGGTCGTCGCTTCCGCGATCGCCGAGGGCCTGCAGGCACGCTCCGGTCTGGCCGGCGGCGACGAGAAGCCTGAGGCCGGCGAGCCGCTGGCCGAGTGGGAGCAGGAACTGCTCGCCTCCGCTGTAGCGACCACCGACGAGGGTGCAGCTCCGTCTGCTGCAGCCACCGAAACCACAACCGAGGAAGGCTAA
- a CDS encoding MmpS family transport accessory protein: MRGAWVYLVSIATLCVAGAYIAHLRLSDIPDPAIGHSSKPPVIGKPRDKVVEYRLDGPAGSTVTASYLDVDGAVREVSGTLPWQTTLHAKQLVVPVGLVAQSTSEQMSCSITINGLTRDQSAANASAVSCQVTVA; encoded by the coding sequence ATGCGTGGTGCGTGGGTGTATTTGGTGTCGATAGCGACACTCTGTGTCGCCGGGGCCTATATCGCCCATCTGCGCCTGAGTGACATCCCCGACCCTGCGATCGGTCATTCGTCCAAGCCGCCGGTGATCGGCAAGCCGCGCGACAAGGTCGTCGAGTATCGGCTCGACGGACCGGCGGGTAGCACCGTCACGGCGTCCTATTTGGACGTCGACGGCGCGGTACGCGAAGTGTCGGGCACGCTGCCCTGGCAGACCACCCTGCACGCGAAGCAACTTGTCGTCCCAGTCGGCCTTGTCGCCCAGTCCACTTCGGAACAGATGTCGTGCAGCATCACGATCAACGGGCTCACACGCGATCAGAGCGCGGCCAATGCGTCGGCCGTCTCTTGCCAGGTGACGGTGGCGTGA
- a CDS encoding TetR family transcriptional regulator, whose product MTRAGTKGMPRAEREQQILDAACQEFGRSGYAGMSLADVASAVGVSKPMVLAYFGTKEQLYIACVQRAGEIVGDHIEAAMKEAPPTLALPRAVLQAVFQALAPRPSDWLVIWDQTLPPGSEALAAARVTRTRLAALAGQGVSTVGGAVAQLRDQKDIGVFTQGWMGMVGAMITWWIRHPDQSAEDMTERAGRVLAVVASAGVAEAPEEVRDSAQSVAPRPGTPVRGSDSGQPLNAAFDLFGRRWAILVVWELRSGAKTFAELKDDIGDASASVLTTRLKELTLAHIVRNQDGLYSLTTVGKGLLVALAPLHLWAKAWSASVR is encoded by the coding sequence ATGACAAGGGCGGGCACCAAGGGCATGCCCCGCGCGGAGCGGGAGCAGCAGATCCTCGATGCCGCATGCCAGGAGTTTGGGCGCAGTGGATACGCGGGCATGTCGCTGGCGGACGTGGCCTCGGCCGTGGGGGTGTCCAAGCCCATGGTGTTGGCGTACTTCGGCACCAAGGAGCAGCTCTACATCGCGTGTGTGCAGCGCGCCGGTGAGATCGTCGGCGATCACATCGAGGCCGCGATGAAAGAAGCCCCGCCCACGCTGGCTTTGCCGCGCGCGGTGCTGCAGGCGGTCTTCCAGGCGCTGGCTCCGCGTCCCTCGGACTGGTTGGTGATCTGGGACCAGACGCTCCCGCCGGGCAGTGAGGCGCTGGCTGCCGCGCGGGTGACCAGGACACGGCTCGCGGCGCTGGCGGGGCAAGGGGTCTCCACCGTCGGCGGAGCCGTTGCGCAACTGCGCGACCAAAAGGACATCGGAGTGTTCACGCAGGGCTGGATGGGAATGGTCGGCGCCATGATCACGTGGTGGATCCGGCACCCGGATCAGAGTGCGGAGGACATGACCGAACGCGCCGGCCGTGTTCTCGCGGTGGTGGCAAGCGCCGGCGTGGCGGAGGCCCCGGAAGAGGTCCGGGATTCTGCCCAATCTGTGGCGCCACGGCCCGGAACACCCGTACGGGGCTCTGATTCCGGGCAGCCGCTCAACGCGGCGTTCGATCTCTTCGGTCGGCGCTGGGCGATCCTCGTTGTTTGGGAACTGCGTTCGGGTGCAAAGACTTTCGCGGAACTGAAGGACGATATCGGTGATGCGTCCGCCAGCGTGTTGACCACCCGTCTCAAGGAGCTGACCCTCGCCCATATCGTGCGCAACCAGGACGGTCTGTACTCGCTGACGACGGTGGGCAAGGGTCTGCTGGTCGCGCTGGCGCCGCTGCACCTGTGGGCAAAAGCCTGGTCGGCGTCGGTCCGATGA
- a CDS encoding TetR/AcrR family transcriptional regulator → MPAAGRDANRYAKGVAKRQEILAAALRVLEREGEAGASMRVIAKEANISLAGLMHYFPTRDVILTEIQRDADARFEEWYGNSDIEIDPGEVLAQAMLDKASKPGSGTVYLSLAAAAAVDPDHPAGAYLRERYERMRTLIAEYVRGRQAVGAVPEHVDAEFAAAALIAAADGIQIQWMSDPSIDMGAHMRRVWERLLT, encoded by the coding sequence ATGCCAGCTGCCGGGCGCGATGCCAACCGCTACGCCAAAGGCGTGGCCAAGCGTCAGGAGATTCTGGCCGCGGCGTTGAGGGTGTTGGAGCGCGAGGGGGAAGCCGGCGCCTCGATGCGTGTCATCGCCAAGGAAGCCAATATCAGCCTGGCCGGGCTCATGCATTACTTCCCGACACGGGATGTGATCCTCACCGAGATCCAGCGCGATGCCGACGCCAGATTTGAAGAGTGGTACGGCAATTCGGATATCGAGATCGATCCCGGTGAGGTGCTCGCGCAAGCGATGCTCGACAAGGCGAGTAAGCCCGGCTCCGGGACGGTGTATCTCTCATTGGCCGCCGCTGCCGCCGTCGATCCGGACCACCCTGCCGGTGCGTACCTGCGGGAGCGGTACGAGAGGATGCGCACGCTGATCGCCGAGTACGTGCGAGGGCGCCAGGCCGTGGGCGCGGTCCCTGAGCATGTCGATGCCGAATTCGCGGCGGCCGCGCTGATCGCAGCGGCGGACGGCATTCAGATTCAGTGGATGTCGGATCCCTCCATCGACATGGGCGCCCATATGCGTCGGGTGTGGGAGCGACTCCTGACCTAG
- a CDS encoding family 1 glycosylhydrolase translates to MKWISAAMASAVVLALGLTACSPRQESSKDDSAWDRGFYWGTATAGYQVEGSAPDSNWRRYVDRTADKPVEPGSDPLGAGPVEPYKQADDFRHRYAEDIANAHAMGVNTFRFGLEWSRVMPEPGKWDEKELAYYDSIVATLRENGMTPMITLMHWVYPGWVADSGGFMNNVPAFEEFAKAITKRYAGQGVLWVSVNEPLAFGAMEVRTGAIKPDQFDGFLDRVAEAHRAVYRAAHEADSKAKVTTNEAYIPPDVLTQFAGFGVKGIEGSFFDRVKGSLDYLGFDYYTGTAADNPASAQSMAARWNIKLQPEDIYYVSRYYAQRYPGLPIYIVENGMVTDNGKPRADGVTRSQYLGDTVFWLQRAKADGIPIIGYNYWSLVDNYEWGSYRPRFGLYTVDALGDPALKRVPTDAVAAYTQITRDGGTAAGYRPVIPAAKCSATVGQDSCAPLDPTGPTVPLR, encoded by the coding sequence ATGAAGTGGATCAGCGCCGCCATGGCGTCGGCAGTCGTATTGGCATTGGGGCTGACCGCCTGCAGCCCGCGGCAGGAGAGTTCGAAGGACGACTCCGCGTGGGATCGCGGGTTCTACTGGGGCACCGCCACCGCGGGCTACCAGGTGGAAGGCAGCGCTCCCGATAGCAATTGGCGACGCTATGTCGACCGCACCGCGGATAAGCCGGTGGAGCCCGGATCTGATCCATTGGGGGCGGGTCCGGTCGAGCCGTACAAGCAGGCCGATGATTTCCGGCATCGATACGCCGAAGACATCGCCAATGCGCATGCCATGGGCGTCAATACGTTTCGTTTCGGCCTGGAGTGGTCACGGGTGATGCCGGAGCCGGGGAAGTGGGACGAGAAGGAGTTGGCGTACTACGACTCCATTGTCGCGACATTGCGCGAGAACGGGATGACGCCGATGATCACCCTGATGCACTGGGTGTACCCGGGTTGGGTGGCCGACAGCGGGGGCTTCATGAACAACGTCCCCGCATTCGAGGAATTCGCCAAGGCGATCACCAAACGCTATGCCGGGCAAGGGGTGTTGTGGGTCAGCGTCAACGAGCCGCTGGCCTTCGGGGCGATGGAGGTGCGCACCGGCGCGATCAAACCCGACCAGTTCGACGGTTTCCTGGATCGGGTGGCCGAGGCGCACCGCGCGGTGTACCGCGCGGCCCACGAGGCCGACTCGAAGGCGAAGGTGACGACCAACGAGGCCTATATCCCCCCGGATGTGTTGACGCAGTTCGCAGGTTTTGGTGTGAAGGGTATCGAGGGGTCGTTCTTCGACCGGGTCAAAGGCAGCCTGGACTACCTGGGGTTCGACTATTACACGGGCACGGCCGCGGACAATCCGGCCTCAGCGCAGAGCATGGCCGCACGCTGGAATATCAAATTGCAGCCCGAAGACATCTACTACGTGTCGCGGTATTACGCGCAGCGGTATCCCGGGCTGCCGATCTACATCGTCGAGAACGGGATGGTCACCGACAACGGTAAGCCGAGGGCGGACGGCGTGACCCGCTCGCAGTACTTGGGCGACACCGTCTTCTGGTTGCAGCGGGCCAAAGCGGACGGCATCCCGATCATCGGATACAACTACTGGTCACTGGTCGACAACTACGAATGGGGAAGCTACCGGCCGCGTTTCGGGCTGTACACCGTCGATGCGCTGGGGGATCCGGCGCTCAAGCGGGTACCCACCGATGCCGTGGCGGCCTACACCCAGATCACCCGCGACGGTGGCACCGCGGCCGGCTACCGCCCGGTGATTCCGGCGGCAAAATGCTCCGCGACGGTGGGGCAGGACAGCTGCGCGCCACTGGATCCCACAGGGCCGACGGTTCCGCTACGCTAG
- a CDS encoding uridine kinase family protein — protein MAASDQQRSFSWLAELINASAPRCGDVRVVAVDGRGAAGKSTFAARLHTALSATTPSTVVLHTDDFASWETFFGWWPRLEEQVLAPWARGEQARYRRYDWQTRTFGQWERCAPPSVLILEGVGSGRSAAADRLSSLIWVQTDQPTRRQRAESRDGEQLREFWRLWIDAEEEHFRRDPTAERADLVVDGDSDNRTVVPDDPERYFSLG, from the coding sequence ATGGCAGCATCGGACCAGCAGCGCAGCTTCTCGTGGCTGGCCGAGCTGATCAACGCGAGCGCGCCGCGGTGCGGCGACGTGCGCGTGGTCGCCGTCGACGGCCGAGGTGCCGCCGGTAAGAGCACCTTTGCTGCACGATTGCACACCGCACTGTCGGCGACAACGCCGTCGACCGTCGTCCTGCACACCGACGACTTCGCGTCCTGGGAGACATTTTTCGGGTGGTGGCCCCGGCTGGAAGAGCAGGTGCTCGCCCCGTGGGCGCGTGGCGAGCAGGCCCGGTATCGGCGCTATGACTGGCAGACCCGCACGTTCGGTCAGTGGGAGCGGTGCGCGCCGCCGTCGGTGCTGATTCTGGAGGGTGTTGGCTCGGGCCGCTCGGCCGCGGCGGACCGCTTGAGCTCGCTGATCTGGGTACAGACCGATCAGCCAACCCGTCGACAACGCGCAGAATCGCGTGACGGCGAACAGTTGCGCGAGTTCTGGCGATTGTGGATCGATGCCGAGGAAGAACACTTCCGCCGGGATCCCACCGCGGAGCGCGCCGACCTCGTCGTCGACGGCGACTCCGACAACCGCACAGTGGTCCCGGATGACCCCGAACGCTACTTCTCGCTCGGCTAG
- the pnuC gene encoding nicotinamide riboside transporter PnuC, whose protein sequence is MDATELIGSMAGVLFVILAVRQNIWTFPVAIVSSLFYIVVFGRQTLYADAALQIMFIALAVQGWYLWLRGSPDRHGVVVRRTPRWAWVPLALSLAALVAGLYAFLVLFTDSNVPQLDSSITGLSLVSQFMMNRKWIENWVLWIVTDAFSVGVYLYKGLNLTAGFYTFLTVMAGVGLWSWRKELRTLVAAQSV, encoded by the coding sequence GTGGACGCGACAGAGCTAATCGGCAGCATGGCCGGTGTGTTGTTCGTCATCCTTGCTGTCCGCCAGAATATTTGGACCTTCCCGGTGGCGATCGTCAGCTCGTTGTTCTACATCGTGGTTTTCGGCAGGCAGACCCTGTATGCCGACGCTGCCCTGCAAATCATGTTCATCGCGCTGGCGGTGCAGGGTTGGTACCTGTGGTTGCGCGGGAGTCCGGACCGGCACGGGGTTGTGGTGCGGCGCACCCCGCGCTGGGCGTGGGTGCCGCTGGCATTGTCGCTGGCCGCTCTGGTGGCCGGCCTCTACGCTTTCCTGGTTCTTTTCACCGATTCCAATGTCCCGCAGCTTGATTCGTCCATCACCGGGCTGAGCTTGGTGTCCCAGTTCATGATGAACAGAAAATGGATCGAGAACTGGGTTTTGTGGATCGTCACCGATGCGTTCTCCGTCGGCGTCTACCTCTACAAGGGTCTCAACCTCACGGCGGGTTTCTATACGTTTCTGACCGTGATGGCCGGCGTCGGCCTGTGGAGCTGGCGAAAAGAGTTACGTACCTTGGTGGCCGCCCAATCGGTATGA
- the tsf gene encoding translation elongation factor Ts yields the protein MANFTAADVKRLRELTGAGMLDCKNALAESDGDFDKAVEVLRIKGAKDVGKRAERATAEGLVVARDGALVELNSETDFVAKNAEFQGLADAIVGAAAAGKIGEVDALLAAKVEDGRTVEQAIADLAAKIGEKLELRRVAYFDGTVEAYLHKRAADLPPAVGVLVEYESASGDATSTGAAHAVALQIAALKAKYLTREDVPADVVENERRIAEETAKAEGKPEAALPKIVEGRVTGYYKDVVLLDQPSVSDNKKSVKALLDEAGVTVTRFARFEVGQA from the coding sequence ATGGCGAATTTCACTGCCGCCGATGTGAAGCGGCTCCGGGAACTGACCGGTGCCGGAATGCTCGACTGCAAGAACGCCCTGGCCGAGTCCGATGGTGATTTCGACAAGGCCGTCGAGGTGCTGCGCATCAAGGGCGCCAAGGACGTTGGCAAGCGCGCCGAGCGCGCCACCGCCGAAGGCCTCGTCGTCGCGCGTGACGGCGCGCTTGTCGAGCTGAACTCGGAGACCGACTTCGTCGCCAAGAACGCTGAGTTCCAGGGTCTGGCCGACGCCATCGTCGGTGCGGCTGCGGCCGGGAAGATCGGTGAGGTCGACGCTCTGCTGGCCGCCAAGGTCGAGGACGGCCGGACCGTCGAGCAGGCGATCGCCGACCTGGCCGCCAAGATCGGCGAGAAGTTGGAGCTGCGCCGGGTGGCGTACTTCGACGGAACCGTCGAGGCCTACCTGCACAAGCGTGCCGCGGACCTGCCGCCGGCCGTGGGCGTGCTGGTCGAGTACGAATCGGCATCGGGCGATGCCACTAGCACAGGCGCCGCGCACGCTGTGGCCCTGCAGATCGCAGCGCTCAAGGCCAAGTACCTGACGCGCGAAGACGTTCCGGCCGATGTGGTCGAGAACGAGCGTCGCATTGCCGAGGAGACCGCGAAGGCCGAGGGCAAGCCCGAGGCCGCGCTGCCCAAGATCGTCGAGGGCCGCGTCACCGGTTACTACAAGGATGTCGTGCTGCTGGATCAGCCGTCGGTGTCCGACAACAAGAAGTCCGTCAAGGCTCTGCTTGACGAGGCCGGTGTCACCGTGACCCGCTTTGCGCGGTTCGAGGTCGGCCAGGCCTAG
- the helR gene encoding RNA polymerase recycling motor ATPase HelR — translation MGTIRLTTHEEELQSEREYIAGLYERLDAERARVKGRYRTALRGPVDQQNGAAMVERDDEVRALASQAQRLDVADDGLCFGRLDAITGERSYIGRIGLLDEKNDYEPLLIDWRAPAAEAFYIATGAHPENTRRRRQFRTRGRHVDDFADEILVVGSDGLSDGDEHDGERGSMSDAALLAAVNAPRGNGMRDIVATIQAEQDRIIRLDHPGVLVIEGGPGTGKTVVALHRVAYLLYTQRKRMERHGVLVVGPNAAFLSHISRVLPSLGETNVVFTTAGDLMPGLKVTAEDDADAARLKGSLQILDVLAAAVADRQRVPETPLPIQLADVAVRIDADIAQWAIEEARASKLPHNEARAVFTDVLTWALTERAIPRIGKGWLTREDRKAWEHLRAELLDELGDHEGFAAALDELWPTLTPEVLLSELYTSPERLRAAGADSALARAVGDAWTVSDVPLLDELVDLVGRDKAAEEAAERERRAEAEYAAGVLDLMTGREDMMDDEDHLFATDLLGAEDLAERFTERDTRDLVERASADRDWTYGHIVIDEAQELSEMDWRVLMRRCPSRSFTVVGDLAQRRSVAGATSWDAMLQPYVPGRWLYRPLSVNYRTPAEIMAVASAVLAEFAPDTRPPESVRSCGVLPWSRRLAENQLSKAIEDFRRDEEGREGTSVVIGPAGLPGTVPASETKGLEFDAVLVVEPERILAEGPRGAAELYVALTRATQRLGVLHVAPLPEPLVGLTESTSDPDAVRRVVPTSVGQ, via the coding sequence ATGGGGACTATCCGGTTGACGACACATGAAGAGGAACTGCAGTCCGAACGGGAGTACATCGCGGGACTGTACGAGCGGCTGGACGCCGAACGCGCGCGCGTGAAGGGCCGATACCGCACCGCCCTGCGCGGACCCGTCGACCAGCAGAACGGTGCCGCCATGGTCGAGCGCGACGACGAGGTGCGCGCACTGGCCAGCCAGGCGCAGCGGTTGGATGTCGCCGATGACGGGCTGTGCTTCGGCAGGCTGGACGCCATCACGGGGGAGCGTTCCTACATCGGACGCATCGGCCTTCTCGACGAGAAGAACGACTACGAACCGCTGCTGATCGATTGGCGGGCACCCGCGGCGGAGGCGTTCTACATCGCGACCGGCGCCCATCCGGAGAACACGCGCCGGCGGCGTCAATTCCGGACCCGGGGTCGCCACGTCGACGACTTCGCCGACGAAATCCTTGTGGTCGGTTCGGACGGCCTCTCGGACGGCGACGAGCACGACGGCGAGCGCGGCAGCATGAGCGATGCCGCACTGCTGGCGGCCGTCAACGCACCGCGCGGCAATGGGATGCGCGACATCGTGGCGACCATCCAGGCCGAACAGGACCGGATCATCCGGCTCGATCATCCGGGCGTACTGGTGATCGAGGGTGGCCCTGGCACCGGCAAGACCGTGGTGGCGCTGCACCGCGTCGCCTACCTGCTGTACACCCAGCGCAAGCGGATGGAACGCCACGGTGTGCTGGTTGTCGGCCCGAATGCAGCTTTCCTCAGCCATATTTCGCGGGTTTTGCCGTCGCTGGGCGAGACCAACGTGGTGTTCACCACGGCCGGTGATCTGATGCCGGGGCTCAAGGTCACCGCAGAGGACGACGCGGATGCTGCACGGCTCAAAGGCTCACTACAGATCCTCGACGTGCTGGCGGCGGCCGTGGCGGATCGGCAGCGGGTCCCCGAGACCCCGCTGCCGATCCAGCTTGCCGACGTCGCGGTGCGCATCGACGCAGACATCGCGCAGTGGGCCATCGAGGAGGCGCGTGCGAGCAAGCTGCCCCACAACGAGGCCCGAGCCGTTTTCACCGACGTGCTCACCTGGGCGCTCACCGAGCGGGCGATCCCGCGCATCGGCAAGGGGTGGCTGACCCGGGAGGACCGGAAGGCCTGGGAGCACCTGCGTGCGGAACTGCTCGACGAACTGGGTGATCACGAGGGATTCGCAGCCGCACTCGATGAGTTGTGGCCGACCCTGACGCCGGAGGTACTGCTGTCGGAGCTGTACACCTCGCCGGAGCGATTACGGGCCGCCGGCGCGGATTCGGCACTGGCACGTGCGGTCGGCGACGCCTGGACGGTCTCAGACGTTCCGTTGCTCGACGAGTTGGTTGATTTGGTGGGTCGCGACAAGGCTGCGGAAGAGGCCGCCGAGCGCGAACGTCGGGCCGAGGCCGAGTACGCCGCCGGGGTTCTGGACCTGATGACCGGTCGCGAGGACATGATGGACGACGAGGACCACCTCTTTGCCACCGATCTGCTGGGTGCCGAGGATCTTGCCGAACGTTTCACCGAACGGGACACCCGCGACCTGGTCGAACGTGCGTCGGCGGACCGGGACTGGACCTACGGACACATCGTGATCGACGAGGCCCAGGAGCTGTCCGAAATGGACTGGCGGGTGTTGATGCGCCGCTGCCCAAGTCGGTCGTTCACCGTGGTCGGCGACCTGGCTCAGCGCCGGTCGGTAGCCGGCGCCACCTCCTGGGACGCGATGTTGCAGCCATATGTGCCCGGACGTTGGCTGTATCGGCCGTTGTCGGTGAATTACCGCACGCCGGCCGAGATCATGGCGGTCGCCTCGGCGGTACTGGCCGAGTTCGCGCCCGACACCCGGCCTCCCGAGTCGGTTCGCTCCTGTGGAGTCCTACCGTGGTCCAGACGCCTGGCCGAAAACCAGTTGTCAAAGGCCATAGAAGATTTCAGGCGCGATGAGGAAGGCCGAGAAGGCACGAGCGTGGTGATCGGGCCGGCGGGTCTGCCGGGCACGGTGCCCGCGTCCGAGACCAAGGGACTGGAGTTCGACGCCGTGCTGGTGGTGGAGCCGGAACGGATCCTGGCCGAGGGCCCGCGTGGTGCCGCCGAGCTCTACGTGGCGCTTACGCGTGCCACTCAGCGCCTCGGCGTTCTGCACGTCGCACCGTTGCCTGAGCCCCTCGTCGGCCTCACCGAAAGCACAAGTGACCCGGACGCGGTTCGCCGGGTCGTGCCAACCAGCGTCGGCCAATAG
- the frr gene encoding ribosome recycling factor, whose product MIDEVLLDAEEKMEKAVTVARDDFATIRTGRANPGMFQRVVIDYYGTPTPITQVAGINVPEARMVVIKPYESNQLKAIEDAIRNSDLGLNPSNDGSIIRVAIPQLTEERRRELVKQAKGKGEDAKVTLRNIRRKANDELNRIKKDGEAGEDEVGRAEKDLDKTTAQYVSQIDELVKHKEGELLEV is encoded by the coding sequence GTGATTGACGAGGTTCTTCTCGATGCCGAGGAGAAGATGGAAAAGGCCGTGACGGTCGCCCGTGACGACTTCGCGACCATTCGCACCGGGCGTGCCAATCCGGGCATGTTCCAGCGCGTTGTCATCGACTACTACGGCACCCCCACCCCGATCACGCAGGTGGCCGGTATCAACGTGCCCGAGGCGCGCATGGTGGTCATCAAGCCCTACGAGTCCAATCAGCTCAAGGCCATCGAGGATGCGATTCGCAACTCGGACCTCGGTCTGAACCCGAGCAACGACGGCAGCATCATCCGTGTCGCCATCCCGCAGCTCACCGAGGAACGCCGCCGTGAGCTGGTCAAGCAGGCCAAGGGCAAGGGCGAGGACGCCAAGGTGACCCTGCGCAACATTCGGCGCAAGGCCAATGACGAGCTCAACCGGATCAAGAAGGACGGCGAGGCCGGCGAGGACGAGGTGGGCCGTGCGGAAAAGGATCTGGACAAGACCACCGCCCAGTACGTGAGCCAGATCGATGAGCTGGTGAAACACAAAGAAGGCGAGCTACTGGAGGTCTAG
- a CDS encoding M23 family metallopeptidase, translated as MAVTAPGESGDRFIWPLHPRPAVTRNFEKPQERWNRGHRGVDLAGVSDQRVVAAGPGIVVFAGSLAGRPLVSIEHDGGLRTTYEPVVPLVKPGQRVTGGSSIGTLLPGHPGCSATACLHWGALRGAASRANYLDPIGLLASTPLRLKPL; from the coding sequence ATGGCGGTCACCGCGCCTGGGGAGTCGGGAGACCGTTTCATCTGGCCGCTACATCCCCGACCTGCGGTTACTCGGAATTTCGAGAAACCGCAGGAACGCTGGAATCGGGGGCATCGCGGGGTTGACCTGGCCGGTGTCTCCGATCAGCGGGTGGTCGCCGCGGGGCCGGGAATCGTGGTGTTCGCGGGATCACTCGCGGGCCGGCCGCTGGTATCGATCGAGCACGACGGCGGCCTGCGCACCACCTACGAACCGGTCGTCCCGCTGGTGAAGCCGGGCCAGCGAGTGACGGGAGGATCGTCCATCGGCACACTGCTGCCGGGGCACCCCGGCTGCTCCGCAACGGCGTGCCTGCACTGGGGCGCCCTGCGAGGAGCCGCGTCGAGGGCGAACTATCTGGATCCGATCGGACTGTTGGCGTCCACGCCGCTGCGGCTCAAACCCCTCTAG
- the pyrH gene encoding UMP kinase: protein MTRDVSRTGYKRVLLKLGGEMFGGGAVGLDPDVVHRVASQIAEVVRTGAEVAVVIGGGNFFRGAQLQQRGMERTRSDYMGMLGTVMNSLALQDFLEKEGIVTRVQTAITMGQVAEPYIPLRARRHLEKGRVVIFGAGMGLPYFSTDTTAAQRALEIGAEVVLMAKAVDGIFTDDPRANPDAEFLPEITHREVIDRGLQVADATAFSLCMDNRMPILVFNLLTEGNIARAVAGEKIGTLVTP, encoded by the coding sequence ATGACTCGCGATGTGAGCCGCACCGGATATAAGCGGGTGCTGCTCAAGCTCGGCGGCGAAATGTTCGGTGGGGGAGCCGTCGGCTTGGACCCGGATGTGGTCCACCGGGTGGCCAGCCAGATTGCTGAGGTGGTCCGTACCGGTGCCGAGGTCGCGGTGGTGATCGGCGGCGGCAACTTCTTCCGCGGCGCGCAGCTGCAGCAGCGGGGCATGGAGCGCACCCGCTCGGATTACATGGGCATGCTGGGCACCGTGATGAACAGCCTTGCGCTGCAAGACTTCCTGGAGAAGGAAGGCATCGTGACGCGGGTGCAGACCGCCATCACCATGGGGCAGGTCGCCGAGCCGTACATTCCGCTGCGGGCCAGAAGGCATTTGGAGAAGGGACGGGTCGTCATCTTCGGTGCCGGCATGGGGCTGCCGTACTTCTCCACCGACACCACTGCCGCTCAGCGCGCGCTGGAGATCGGTGCCGAGGTGGTGCTCATGGCCAAGGCGGTCGACGGCATCTTCACCGATGACCCGCGCGCCAACCCCGATGCCGAATTCCTGCCGGAGATCACGCACCGCGAGGTCATCGATCGCGGCCTGCAGGTCGCCGACGCCACCGCGTTCAGCCTCTGTATGGACAACCGGATGCCGATCCTGGTGTTCAACCTGCTTACCGAAGGAAATATCGCCAGAGCGGTCGCAGGTGAGAAGATCGGAACGCTGGTAACACCGTGA